The following DNA comes from Papaver somniferum cultivar HN1 chromosome 4, ASM357369v1, whole genome shotgun sequence.
ActcaagaaagaaaagaaagataaaaCCAACAAGAAAGGAAGAAAAGGCATCAAGAGAAGCGAGACAGAAATTAAACAAGATTAGATCATGAAAAGCACAGAGATTTCAACCCTTATCTAAACATCATACAAGCTACACAATACCATTCAGAAGACTAGAAACCAAAACTAGAATCAAGTAAAAAACTAATTTTACCATCAAAACAACAGTATTTTTTTTATCAGATTCCTCAGATCCATAACCCCTATCTCTTGATCTAACCTTCACCCCAAGAAATCCTAAGATTTACTCGTTATTTGCTTGTGCCGCCATGGGAATGGGGATTTTGCTAGGATTTTTTCTGGAGAAGaaagaggaaagagaagaaggaagTCGAAAAAACGACCACTTATGATGATACAGAAAAATGTATTGAATACGAAAGTTTAGGGTGTTGGAATCTATTATTTATGTGTATATTGGTTAGCTTTCCTGCACAGATGCCGTGGAAGTAACTTGCAGATCTGCTAAGCTTTTAGATGCAACATTTATGCACATGAAGTGTAGCTCACACGCAGATATTGGATTGTCCTATTTAGGCTTTAACTTTAAGCCTTTGGTGGTTGTGCTAGCGTTTGCAGACTCAAATTTTATGTTACATTTAAGTTGGTTGTTACATTGAGAGATCAGGAATATGTGCATGTATCTATCTATTTTTGTTCTTTTCCTTTTGAGTTAGGTATAATTTTTAAAATGGATTTTATGAGTTAGTTCTTCCATCTACTGAAATGGGGTTGATAATTGACCCAGAGTATCCTATCAAATAGTACTAAAATGCCCAAacaactactccctccgttcctttttaatatgatggttttgtttttagagaaatttaaggaaattaagagaactaattattggaAGTGGTCCtaatgacacttgtcaataaaagaagtaaagtggaatggtccccatgacacttgtcagcaaaagaagtaaagtgaaatggtccacatgacacttgtcatcaaaagaagttaagagaaatattgtctcaaaaaattaaagtaacatttgactttcccaattaggaaaccaacttatttttttgaaacatttatttataaaaaccagcctattaaaaataAACGGAGGGAATAATTAATAAGTTAAACTTGGGACAACTAATCTGAGCCCGTGCCGTTCAACCTAGTTCTAATTAAGAGAACGGGTATAATGGTCAGGCTTCGCAGTAATTGAGATGTAGCCACGCAAAAACACCCCAAAAAATAAGAACTACTTCCTCCGTATCTATTATATAGGAGGAATATGACATTTTCTTTGTACCATTAGATAGGCGGAGTGACAATTTCAAGATGGTTTTTATCCATTTTACCCCTATTTATGTTGCTTGGTTATCCTCACATTTAAGTTTATGTTTCTAACATAGGGAATATAATAAGAGGTAAAACAGGAAAAGCAATGGATATTTATGAAATCAAAAAAGaattcttaatctaagagattgggtccctccgcctatatatgtgTACGGAGGGAGTACTATCTTGGCCTTATATGAGGAAccatgttttagggcatacaagaaaattttAGGACATACAAAATAATTACCCTAACTAGGGTGTGGTGATAAGGGGTATTCAAGAATAGGtaaattacttagttaccctCAGTGAATttattaactttacttatttattatttattatgtcatttattttattttgattttctttttaaggattttaattttcattttattaatttttcttttttgattttctgttctttttttaaagaacaaaattttgaatttcttaaaaatattttttaaagaaaaaaagtaaaagaaaatatattttttttatattaaaaaatttaatttttaattttaaaagaaTATAACTTTTTAAAaggtttatttaaaaaaaatataatttttctttttttttgaaaataaaaaatgtagATAAAGGACAGTTTTAACATTAAACAAAATATATGAATAAGGGGCACCTAATATTACTATCAAATAATCCTCTATCTTTACATGGTATTCTCTAAATTTTTTAGATATTCCCTGAAACATGGTTCTATACGAGAGTTTTCGAGGAAGGGCAGGCCCGAACGACTCGCTTTGTATCACACTATAGAAGTGGCTGCCCCAAGTAAAAAAAAGTATTTTCGTGTCATTACCGACTTCCAAAAGGAGTGGTCGGTTGATTAATTACCAAATTTAGACTTCCAAAATTTGTATATATCCCACACACAAATTTCTCTGAGGGATATAATATTTCTTTCTTTCGTGTTGAACTCTATCTAGGGTTTAGTTTTCCCCTTCTATCTCTGCTTCAAACCTTTTTCATCCCTCTTTTAATCACCACCACATCTCGTCtgaaatattcttcttcttcttctaccctttcattctccttttcttttataCTCTTTGTAAATCTAACGATGGATCCCAATGCGAACGGGAGTTCCTCTGATGGAGAAACTAACGATGTTAAAACCCTAAACCACCATACAGGAGAGGAGAAACCTCACCAAAACCATCATCATCATACGGGAGATGGTGCTAGCCCTgggtaattatgttttttttttcttttgctgttGTTGTTTAATTATGTGTTTGTTTTTCGATTCGTATAATCATTATTTGTTATCTCCCTTTTATAGGGTAAGATAATTTTTATTCTTGATCGTTTTAGTGAATCTTGGTTCTAGTTTTGATGAAAATTTGACACTAGAGGAACTTGCTTTGCTAATTCCTTGTTTTTGCAGAAATCATTATAAAAAAAACCCTAGATTGGATACCCTTAGCTTTTAGCGGCTCTATTTGATTTTGACCATTATGACTGATTCTTACTTGTGCAAATCGTTTATcgctttcaattttattttttttcgaatGGATTATTGCATGCCTCTTCACCCAATCCACCAATTCAtggtttttctgctgctgttgttaaACTTATTGAAAGATGTATTTTTGTTTGTGAGAGTGATTATCGCTGTCTTATTATGCAACTGGGTTTTTTGATTCCATTATTCTCAATCTACTTTATGGGTGTTTTCAGGAAGATTTTTATTGGTGGTCTAGCGAAGGAGACTACTCCTAGTAAGTTCTAAGATTTTTGCCCTCAATTTTCTTGTACTGCTTCCGGTTGGTTTTGTTCTCACGTTGTTGTTTTCTCTTTTTGTGCTCAATGCAGTTCAGTTTACCAAGCATTTTggtaaatatggagaaatcacagACTCTGTGATAATGAAAGATCGAGTAAGTGGGCAGCCCCGTGGATTTGGTTTTGTGACTTATGCAGATGCCTCTGTAGTTGACAGAGTTATCGAAGATACTCATGTTATTAATGGAAAACAAGTATGATTCGGATCTGTGTGTGGTTTTTGAGTATAATTGTTTTCTTATGGTAATTAGgattttaacttttgttttttttcccttcttctgtagGTTGAAATCAAGCGGACCATACCTAAGGGAACCATGGGATCCAAGGATTTCAAGACCAAAAAGATCTTTGTGGGCGGCATTCCTACTAGCGTAAACGAAGGTGGTTCTATGTTTTAATGTGCTCAGTTTGTTCTTACATACCCTGAGTCAGCGTGGTTCTCCATTACCATCAGTGTCACCTTTTTTTGATATTGATTTTCTCTTCAAATGTGCCAGATGAATTTAGTGGGTTTTTCTCTAAGTTTGGAGAGATCAAGGAACATCAAATCATGCGAGACCATGCAAGCACTCGTTCTCGGGGTTTTGGGTTTATTACATTTGATAGTGAGGAATCTGTTGATAACATCCTGTCTCAAGGGAACAAGATCGAATTTGCTGGAGCTCAGGTTAGTTTAGAGCCTACTAGGAAAATTAAGCAAATTGGTAGCGTAGTTTTTCTATTTACCAAAATATTAACTTTTTTGCTTATTTCTCACCTGTTTCAAATGTTTGGCACTTCCAATTCTGGATCCTTTTTAACAAAATATGATAAAGAAGTTATATTCACACCTTATATCCAAAGATTGGGGAATCTTTGTTGATGCTGTTGATAggatatttagtttttttttttagctgATGGTGGGTGGTAGTCATGATAGCTATCTGCTTTTACTTTGTTGGTCACTAATAGTTTTTTGGTGTGTGGCGGGTATTTCTTGTACAAGGTATAAGAGGGGTGTGTGGATTTGGCAGTCTAGGttaatgtttttgttttgttgtagGTGGAGATCAAGAAAGCAGAACCCAAGAAATCTAACCCGCCATTGGCACCACCCAGGCGTTTTTCCAATTCTAGGCCCAGTACTTATGGTGATGCTGGTGCTGGTGCATTTGGGGATGCTTATGATGGGTATGGTGCCGGTGGTGGAGGTTATGGTGGTGGGTCCTATAGGTCAGGCGGGGGATATGGGGGTAGACCAGGTGGCTATGCAGGATATGGCACTAGTGAATTCGGTGGTGGATATGGATATGGTGGTAGCGGTCTAGGCGATTATAGAGAGCCTTCTCTAGGATATGCAGGCCGTTATGGCGGAGGCTTCAGTAGAGGTTATGACCTAGGAGGTGGTTATGGTGGAGGAGCTGGTGAGGGTTATGGTGGctatggtggtggtgctggtggttaTGGTAGTAGCTATGATGCAGGCTTTGGGAGTGGCTACCGAGGTAGCGGTGGAAGCTCCCTATATGGAAATAGAGGTGGTTAtggaggtagtggtggtggtcgttACCATCCTTATGCAAGGTAGAGAACTCCAATAGCAGTAATGGTCCGTGGAAGTACAAAGCAGAACAACTTAGTCCTCTATGTCTTCGCTTGTTAGCTTCAAGCGGGTAGAGAAGGGTAGATCATCTTGCTTACTGATGTGATCCTTGGCAAACCAGGACTTGGTCTTCTATTGTTAGCTTAATGATGCGACCCTTAGAATTTGAATCTATTTTAGTTTGTATTACTGCTtggtttatttttaattttcttaacttCTAGATATACTCTGTTTGATAAGATGAACATCAGATAATTAATATTTTCTTTGATGTGTTGGTTGTTCAAGGAAAAAAGAACTTCTTAGAAACCTATTTTTTGAAATCTTACTTTAGCTTTCTGTGTAGATTGATGTtaggatatattttttttttttggtaagatttAGGATATTTAGATTTGTACCTTCATACCCTCTTGAATCTTTGTTCTCCTTAGTCACATCTGAGGCTAGGTATTAGGATGAGTTAATTGAAATTTTTTATTGACCCATTGATTTAAGGCCCAACTGAAATAATAATatttgggaattacaaacaaGTTTTTGTTCTGAGCCACAGTACTTGTAGTACAGTATGTTTGACCCTCttcctttttcatttttcttggCCTTCGTTCTTGTTTATAACCCTTGTTGTCCCATCTTGATGGGTATTCGTATTTCAagtgtttcttgtcttgttttcaaACTGTTCTTCACTTTCCAAGTACGGCCCAAGGGACTCTTGGAAGTCTCcggctgtgttttttttttttttgcatagaaatacaaaaaagatcgATGCCCGCTCTAAAATCTGAATGGCAATTTTTAGAAATTCTTGTTATTGTAAATTCAGTTGATGCATGTGTGGCAAGTTGTTTATTTGTTCTCTTTTATGTTTAATTTTCTGTGCTCTTTTTTCTTTGAAAGAATTGGGAGTCTCGCAATAAGCGGAGCTCTAATTTGGAGTTTTAATTTGAATGACAACACCTAACCTATgggaaaaaaaaatctccaatCCAATTTTAAATGACAACACCTAACGTATGGAAAAGAAAATGTCCAACTTTGACATTTGCAGGCCAACTCTCCAAGGTGGTGAAAGTTAGAAAATCTACCGCCCAACTCTCCAAACCAAGGTGGTGAAAGCAAGGATACCAAAACCATGCCAGACAAAACCCAAGCAAAAAGATGTATGTAGAACGCGACTGTGCGTTTATGTATGGTTTTGTACCGCTTACTTATTTGAGTTCAGCTGATGCATCCATGGAAGATCATGTAAGAACCGGAGAAGAAGATGCATCCATGGAAGATCATGCAAGAACCGGAGAAGGTTTACTTTAAAACCCTCGTTCTAGATAGAGCGATGGAACTTAAAAAGAGCCTGAAAAGCTGGTCGAAGCAGCGTGCCAATATTTACATCATCCCCGTTTAAAGGCAAAACGCCGTGGAAATGCTAGTAGACGGCGAACGATTATGCACATCTGTGGATTAAACGCCGTGTAAACTGTTGAACGATTATGCATGTCTGTGGATTAAATAATGGAAACATTAGCAATGTATGTGTTTACGAGTCTGAATTCGAATCAAAAGTTGTAAAGTGTAAGGTAGGCAACAACGCTACGTGTAGGACATGTAGGGTTCAACCCCAGTTCATGGGAAGAGCAATGCTACTTGTCTTTTATCATGTCAGATTAGCTTTAATAACGGATTAATATACATATATGTGAATCTATCCATCTAGATGTGAGATCcaaacataaaataaaactaTCAAACAAAACAATAAGCATTTGGCGCCACCATCCAACTTCACAGATAATAATTAATGCACAAGACTATTAGTTAAAAATATTTTCGTGGTGGGCCTACTCAAACATGTGTGGCATACACGACACGTCACAAATAAGCAAATCGAGAAAGTGATCTTTCTTTTTCATCCAAAAACAATTGACCCAGGCGATGGCGGCGGTAGGATGGCCCTCGTGTGGGTGGCGGTGGTACCAGTAGCGGCGATAGTGGTGGGGTATTGGTGGTGAATGTTGTGGTGAAAGTAAGTCTACTTTGGGGCGGTGGTGCTGATTTATAAACAATATATGAGAATCGCAAGTTTCCGTACAAGTCTCTTGCCTAATATATGAGAATCCGCAAGGTTCCGTATAACTGTCGTGCATAATATATGAGAATCCCCAGGTTACCGTAAAAGTGTGGGTGCGATTGAGATTTGTTGAAAAAATAATGTAAATATTTTTCCCTGTAATATCCATAAAATTCCACAAAAATTTTGTGTTTCATAACAATccataaaaacatgaataaactgGATACCTCCGATTTTTATGGAGTCTATATTTAAGGCTGCATATGGGACGATACAGTCCGGGTTTTTTAGGAAACCCGATACCTATATCTCTTACTGACCGGTTCCATGTTCTGGGGTATCTGTACCTATAAGActttttttgatggaaaacgaAATTATATTAAGACTAAAAGATATTGTACAATAAttctacaatttcattttttgCAAATATATTGGAGATAATACTCTCCTTTTTGACCTTCTGATGAACGTGGTTAGCCCTGTGGTAAGTGCTGGGGTATCTGTACCTGTAAGACTGGCCCGGTTCCACTCTAGTACCGGTTTTTACATGTGATTTTGATTCACATATAAAATACCTTCTTCTGTCATTCTAGTAATAGAGACCAAAAAAACATAATAAGCAACATACTTTTTTTTATCTATTCGGTCTCTCTTAACAAAGAACTACTAATGGAGAAAGAGTATGTTATCTTATTATCATCTTCAAACCTCAGACACGTGAGTACTCAAGATACTGCCACTTTGTTCTCCATACCGTTCAACCACACCAATTGCTCTATTGCTCTATTATGTCCACATAAACCTCATCTTCAATTAATCTGCAATCCATATCCAAAGCAGATTCAAACATTCGCAACAATAAATATTCCAATAATCGAAGAAAATCAACACCAATTCGACCACCGAACACCACAAGTTCCCTCTCAATCAAGTATCACGAGCTGCAATTCGATCAAATCTTTGGTTGCATACAAAATCACCAAATTCCATTTCCATTTATATCTCAAACCTTAAATCAATCCAAATCAAtctcaaataaaaccctaaatcaatctaaCAAAGATTCAAACATACAATTAGTTAAATACAATCCTAAATCAGTTTATAACCGGATTACCCAATATTAGATGAATTACCTGTATAAGaactaaagaaacaaaagaagaagaaaatgatgacgAATTGAATGATGATTATCTTGGACTTGAATAAtcatctgaagaagaagaagatgatggtggtggtatCTGTCtctgtgatgaagaagaaggtggtggtacaacgaaaaaaagaagagagaagaaaaacagaTGTAGGGAGTGAAAGATATTTACTCTTAACCTAAAATTAATATCCAATatttaattttataaattttatcacTGGTTAATATTGATCGATTCTTTGGGTACCGGTTCGGTCGAGAACCATGGTAGAACCCGTATTTGTACCCCCCTTTTATACTGGTTCTGAAAATGGGAACCGTTACAAGTACCCCCTTAGCCGGTTCTGGTTTGGCTCCGATTCGGGTTTATCGGTTTTGATCTGGTTCTCCTGTTACGGTTCGGTTCGTGTGCAGCCTTATCTATATCCATAAAATTGAATACCTTGGAAACTGAAAGAATCCAAATAAACCTAAATTGAATATgctagagtattgctcggtcgaactcacaagtgttgctatctcaagcttgttgtcaaatttaattgtcaaaactatatcttgatttctagtctataattagttaactctcggattaagatagaagatgtagttgagaaacggacatcacgacAATCATCATTgctttctaccgtttgaaggcgaagatcaaccgaagattatggagaacttcttcaataaAAGGTAACTGAAGACTGAACTACCCATATCTctagttatattcatctttctatctatgagatgatgtcgcatgactaattagacttTTGTGAGCATacaaagaatttcgagtcaagtttatcttggtaattagttctcgaaatatacgactaagcttaataaacatttgttcatacttgatgaatttcagtcAAGGACAATTCATCTTTCGtatctaaattatgattcaagactaccattcgaaaatagcatggaacagtgacatgtgtcattgatgttatttgggaatgtttcgaattgatttagagagaaatatagaactactattattctcggatacaagacagtatgcatatcagtcttacaaactgtgAAAACTGTAAAAAGTCCGGAACCGTAGTACATATACCTAGTGCACGTACCGGAGTAGCTGTATGTCGACaacaactttttggtacgcatacccagtatgcataccttgaaaagtctgtgaactcgttaACCAGAATCAATacgcatacatgtatgcatactagAAAGGAACTGTTGGTTCCGGAAAGGGTTTTGTATCCATAtcggtacacgtaccagaaaagttatgtgaactccagaactggtttttgtcttaaggtatccataccagtaAATGTCTCAGAAAAGTTCTGTGAATTCCGGAACTCGGTCATGTCTTAAGGTatacataccggtacacataccatGACATAAATTTTCACGAATAGGTTAAGTATATTGTACCTAGTAagcctacttaccatgtcgattaaattcatatgtacataaaattatttctccgagataattagcatttgaataatctctaatgACACTAtaaacatatttgatcacattattgtgactcaaggtAAAGTCTTAAGTGgtatatgaaaatgctcaagcttatagttcagttagctagcttcggctaaccattcatgagcgtggtctttatacacggttcggttacggttcaacctaaccagagtgtatatcttgatatgtcaattacattcaaatattcatctaactgtggatattgatttcttggttccaaagctgtcttagcttaaacctaaagcaacctatgctttgaaagtttataaaaggggaacctcaatcaattaggatctttgaatcccgacattactttttttggtgtgtcctagatgtaaactagagtcgtcctcttcctaaaacccttctaAGGCTTAGAGACTACAaatacttcatagggattcgtgaagccaggtccatatATTGCTTATCTTGATagatcgagtatcctgatcttgttcgattgttgagctgctcacttaaacaagataaataaaaatcatcaaagttctctttgtctcaaacTTTGATTGACTCCACAAGTTTAatatttgtgaggtgaataataatctaggatgcactttggGTAAcataagtccagattttgaggttagctagactttgtctattgctatcgattttcagtctcaccttgatctatgaCCGAAAAataaatcacacatataggcttatctatgggaggcatattggtttaaagtcttcaattgagttgaaacaactcttaggttgtaaaggacgtcagctaagggaatcatttgcgcggagtcctgctgggattcaagaggcgtaaggagcgtgattgtaactgaattgctgtgacggtttaattcggtctcaactacattccagtccaaagttaattggtagtaggctagtgtctgtagcggtttaatacagtttggtgttaaatatggactaggtcccgggtttttttctgcaattgcggtttcctcgttaacaaaaattctggtgtctgtgttatttttttccgcattatattgtttacctctataattgaaatatcacaggttgtacgtaaattcaatcaagtagatatatccatcatcttttgttcgatacgacttgattgattacttggaaattgatctttagaatcacccaagtactttcacatgtaaatcaggttcacatactagtctctgtaaactttctgattgtggaaGAAAGAGATGCAACTCTaaaaattattccttgattgagattcattaagttgtactctcgaaattgtatttaagtttgtctatacagattgcttaagaaaaagttggtggtgtattttggcacCTCCAGTGTTTTctattggtatcatagcaggaaaacacgttaagacATAATAAGTCAGTGTTTGaaacgatctgactatatggacaaagACGATATCTCTAATAATGTACACCAGAATATCGGGAAACCGAGGCTACGTTCATCTAAGAACCATCATGTTTCTATAGAAGTCAATTCTATGAAACATCTTTCGTCAGATAACTTAGATCGGACCCGTCTCTTACATATTTAAATTAGCATGATCGAACAATACTAGCAAGGATATATAATCAATAGGATAATAGAAAAT
Coding sequences within:
- the LOC113276174 gene encoding glycine-rich RNA-binding protein 3, mitochondrial-like gives rise to the protein MDPNANGSSSDGETNDVKTLNHHTGEEKPHQNHHHHTGDGASPGKIFIGGLAKETTPIQFTKHFGKYGEITDSVIMKDRVSGQPRGFGFVTYADASVVDRVIEDTHVINGKQVEIKRTIPKGTMGSKDFKTKKIFVGGIPTSVNEDEFSGFFSKFGEIKEHQIMRDHASTRSRGFGFITFDSEESVDNILSQGNKIEFAGAQVEIKKAEPKKSNPPLAPPRRFSNSRPSTYGDAGAGAFGDAYDGYGAGGGGYGGGSYRSGGGYGGRPGGYAGYGTSEFGGGYGYGGSGLGDYREPSLGYAGRYGGGFSRGYDLGGGYGGGAGEGYGGYGGGAGGYGSSYDAGFGSGYRGSGGSSLYGNRGGYGGSGGGRYHPYAR